In the Leptospira terpstrae serovar Hualin str. LT 11-33 = ATCC 700639 genome, GGCCTCTCTCCCTAACCCTTGTTTGGTGTCTTGAATGAGTAGCTCATCTGCGAAAATTCCTGTGGTAAAAAACAAAAATCCTATTAATAGAGAAAACAGTTTCATAGAGCGATTATACAGACTTTGCATACAACCAGGGAACTTCTTTTTGGTTCTTTTCTTCAAATTTTTGAATAAAATCGGCTTTTTGGAGAGTAAGTCCAATATCATCCAATCCATTAAGAAGGCAGTGTTTACGAAATGCATCTACTTCAAATGGATATTTTTTACCTTCTTCTGTGACGACCACTTGGTTTTCTAAATCGATTTCCAAGTTTGCTCCAGGTTTTTTGTTTATGGTCTGGAAGATTTCTTCTACCTGAGCTTCCGGTAAAACTATGGGCAACATTCCATTTTTAAAACAGTTATTATAAAAAATATCCGCGTAAGAAGGCGAGATAATAGAACGAAAACCATAATCTTCTAATGCCCATGGTGCATGTTCTCTGGAAGATCCACAACCAAAGTTGTCCCGAGTGACAAGAATGGTTGCCCCTTGGTATCTTGGTGCATTGAGAACAAATTCTGGATTGGAAATTTTTCCAGCGTCATCTAAAAATCTCCAGTCATGAAACAGATGTTGTCCAAAACCTGACCGCTCAATTTTACGAAGAAATTGTTTAGGGATGATTTGGTCTGTATCTACATTCGCTTTATCTAATAAAGCTGCGATTCCTTTTAATTTTGTAAATGATTTCATCTTATTTCCACTCCCGAATGTCTACAAAATGTCCTTCTACAGCGACTGCAGCTGCCATAGCTGGTCCGACAAGGTGGGTGCGTCCCCCTTTCCCTTGTCTTCCTTCAAAATTTCTGTTTGATGTAGAAGCACAGCGGTCTCCAGGGGAAAGAACGTCATCGTTCATGGCAAGGCACATAGAACAACCTGGGTTTCTCCATTGAAATCCAGCTTCTAAAAAGATTTTATCAAGTCCTTCCTCTTCAGCTTGTCGTTTCACACGACCAGAACCCGGAACAATGATGGCTTCTACTTCTTTACTGACCTTTTTTCCTTTGACTGTGTCTGCCACTACCCTAAGGTCTTCGATCCGTGAGTTGGTGCAAGATCCGATGAACACTTTATTTACTTTTACATCGATGAGTTTTTGCCCAGGTTTCAAATCCATATAGGCCAAAGCAGACTCGGCTGATTTTTTTTGAACTGGATCTGTAAAGTCCGAAGGTCCAGGTACAGGAGAAGTTACAGGAATCACTTGGCCTGGAGAAGTTCCCCATGAAACCATTGGTGCAATTTCATTTGCATTGAGTACAACGGTTTTATCAAATTTTGCATCCGCATCGGTTGCGTAAGATTTCCATTTAGCGGCTGCTATATCAAACGCTTCCCCTTTCGGAGCGAAGTCTCTACCTTTGATATAATTGATAGTAGTGTCATCAGGAGAAATAAGCCCAGCGCGAGCACCTGCTTCAATGGCCATGTTACAAATTGTCATACGGCCTTCCATACTTAAGGAACGAATTGCTTCCCCAGTGAATTCAATCACATAACCTGTGGCCCCATCGGTTCCAATTTTACCGATGATAGCAAGTACAATGTCTTTTGCTGAAACAAGTGGAGAAAGTTTTCCATCGACTCTAATTTCTAAAGTTTTTGGTTTCTTTTGGACTAAGGTTTGGGTAGCAAGAACATGTTCTACTTCGGAAGTTCCAATTCCAAAAGCCAAAGCACCAAAGGCACCATGTGTGGCTGTATGTGAATCTCCACAAACAATGGTCATACCTGGGTGTGTTAGTCCAAGCTCAGGCGCCACCACATGAACAATTCCATTGTCCGGGTGATTGATATCAAATAATGTAATACTGTTTTCTTTACAGTTGTCCATCAGAGTTTGCATTTGAAGGACAGAGATCGGATCCACAGATTTCCAATCCCGAGTTCTTGTGGAAACATTGTGATCCATAGTAGCAAAGGTGGCATCAGGGCGACGCACCTTTCTATTGGCTAATTTTAGACTTTCAAAGGCCTGTGGGCTTGTTACCTCATGGACAAGGTGTCTGTCGATATAAATGAGGCAGGTCCCATCATCCTCGTGGACCAAATGGTCATTCCAAATCTTCTCAAACATGGTTTTCATAACTAGACTCCCCCACTTCCAGTCATAACTCGGACATGGGGTGGTATGTCCAGGGAATTTGAAAAAATGGAGCAGTTCTAAGGAGTTTGGACTGTAGAACCATCGACGTAGGTTCCCGAAAGCCCACTGCAATGGGTCGCCGCAGTCCCACCACCACCGCCAGTTTTTGGCGCGGTATATACACCGATAATATAACCTACCCCAGACTGAGTCACTTTGCAGGAGCCGACTGCACTTGTCTCTGTACACTTAGGCGTCTGTTTGGTTCCAGAAAGACAACTTGTTAAATATCCATAGTAGTTTTGGCAGACACCAGATCCTAAGTCACAAGCAAATTTAAACGTTTTTGTAGACCCACCATTGAGTAGGTCTGAAAGGTCCGAATCAGATATGGTTTGCACAGGAGTTCCGTCTGTTAGAACAGTGAGAGGATTTGCGGTAGCACTTTCTTTTTGGTAGAGATAAATCAAATAACTCCCCGCTTTTGTAAATGTGACCACGGTTGCGGGAGAATCCACTTTGGAATATTCCGTTCCATCTTTGGCAACAGTTGCGGAAGACAAATCCAAAGGACAACTGGTGGATACATAAATAGAAAGTTTCGCATAACGAGAAAGTACGACACGGGTTCCAATTTGGGCACCGGCAATTTGCATAACTGCATAATAAGTATCACCCGCTAAAGAAAAAGAAACGGACTGAGAGGTCGTAGTAATCCCAGTGTAACCGGCTTTGATTTGAGTTCCAAGGCCTGCCACCGTACAACCATTGGCACCTGTTTCTTTGGCTAGTAACAGAGAAGTAGTTGCATCA is a window encoding:
- the leuD gene encoding 3-isopropylmalate dehydratase small subunit; the protein is MKSFTKLKGIAALLDKANVDTDQIIPKQFLRKIERSGFGQHLFHDWRFLDDAGKISNPEFVLNAPRYQGATILVTRDNFGCGSSREHAPWALEDYGFRSIISPSYADIFYNNCFKNGMLPIVLPEAQVEEIFQTINKKPGANLEIDLENQVVVTEEGKKYPFEVDAFRKHCLLNGLDDIGLTLQKADFIQKFEEKNQKEVPWLYAKSV
- the leuC gene encoding 3-isopropylmalate dehydratase large subunit gives rise to the protein MKTMFEKIWNDHLVHEDDGTCLIYIDRHLVHEVTSPQAFESLKLANRKVRRPDATFATMDHNVSTRTRDWKSVDPISVLQMQTLMDNCKENSITLFDINHPDNGIVHVVAPELGLTHPGMTIVCGDSHTATHGAFGALAFGIGTSEVEHVLATQTLVQKKPKTLEIRVDGKLSPLVSAKDIVLAIIGKIGTDGATGYVIEFTGEAIRSLSMEGRMTICNMAIEAGARAGLISPDDTTINYIKGRDFAPKGEAFDIAAAKWKSYATDADAKFDKTVVLNANEIAPMVSWGTSPGQVIPVTSPVPGPSDFTDPVQKKSAESALAYMDLKPGQKLIDVKVNKVFIGSCTNSRIEDLRVVADTVKGKKVSKEVEAIIVPGSGRVKRQAEEEGLDKIFLEAGFQWRNPGCSMCLAMNDDVLSPGDRCASTSNRNFEGRQGKGGRTHLVGPAMAAAVAVEGHFVDIREWK